A genomic stretch from Enterobacter dykesii includes:
- a CDS encoding sucrose-specific PTS transporter subunit IIBC, giving the protein MDFNQIARELIPLLGGKENIASAAHCATRLRLVLVDDALADQQAIGKVDGVKGCFRNAGQMQVIFGTGVVNKVYAAFIQAAGISESSKSEAADLAARKLNPFQRIARLLSNIFVPIIPAIVASGLLMGLLGMVKTYGWVNADNAIYIMLDMCSSAAFIILPILIGFTAAREFGGNPYLGATLGGILTHPALTNAWGVASGFHTMNFFGLEIAMIGYQGTVFPVLLAVWFMSIVEKNLRRAIPDALDLILTPFLTVVISGFIALLIIGPAGRALGDGISFILSTLIAHAGWLAGLLFGGLYSVIVITGIHHSFHAIEAGLLGNPSIGVNFLLPIWAMANVAQGGACLAVWFKTKDAKIKAITLPSAFSAMLGITEAAIFGINLRFVKPFIAALIGGAVGGAWVVSVHVYMTAVGLTAIPGMAIVQASSLLNYIIGMVIAFGVAFTVSLLLKYKTDSE; this is encoded by the coding sequence ATGGATTTTAATCAAATCGCCCGCGAGCTTATTCCGCTGCTCGGTGGCAAGGAAAATATCGCCAGCGCGGCGCACTGCGCAACGCGTCTTCGTCTGGTGCTGGTCGATGACGCGCTTGCCGATCAGCAGGCGATCGGTAAGGTCGACGGCGTAAAAGGCTGTTTTCGTAACGCCGGCCAGATGCAGGTGATTTTTGGCACGGGCGTAGTCAACAAGGTCTACGCCGCGTTTATTCAGGCGGCGGGGATTAGCGAATCCAGTAAATCTGAGGCCGCAGATCTGGCGGCGCGCAAGCTGAACCCGTTCCAGCGCATTGCCCGTCTGCTCTCCAATATCTTTGTCCCGATCATTCCCGCGATTGTGGCGTCCGGTCTGCTGATGGGCCTGCTCGGCATGGTGAAAACCTACGGCTGGGTCAATGCGGATAACGCCATCTACATCATGCTGGACATGTGCAGCTCCGCGGCGTTTATCATTCTGCCTATTCTGATCGGCTTTACCGCCGCGCGGGAATTTGGCGGTAACCCGTATCTCGGCGCGACGCTGGGCGGTATTCTGACCCACCCGGCGCTGACCAACGCCTGGGGCGTGGCGTCGGGCTTCCACACCATGAACTTCTTCGGCCTTGAGATCGCGATGATTGGCTATCAGGGCACGGTATTCCCGGTGCTGCTGGCCGTCTGGTTTATGAGCATCGTGGAGAAAAACCTGCGCCGCGCGATCCCGGACGCATTAGATCTGATCCTGACGCCGTTCCTCACCGTCGTTATCTCCGGCTTTATCGCCTTGCTGATTATCGGCCCGGCGGGGCGCGCCTTAGGTGATGGTATCTCCTTTATTCTTAGCACGCTGATCGCCCACGCGGGCTGGCTGGCCGGGCTGCTGTTCGGCGGGCTTTACTCGGTGATTGTGATCACCGGTATTCACCACAGCTTCCACGCGATTGAAGCCGGGCTGCTCGGTAACCCGTCGATTGGCGTGAACTTCCTGCTGCCGATCTGGGCCATGGCGAACGTGGCGCAGGGCGGCGCCTGTCTGGCGGTGTGGTTCAAAACCAAAGATGCCAAAATCAAAGCCATTACCTTACCGTCGGCGTTTTCTGCGATGCTGGGCATCACCGAAGCGGCCATTTTTGGTATCAACCTGCGCTTCGTTAAGCCGTTTATCGCCGCGCTGATCGGCGGCGCGGTGGGCGGGGCCTGGGTGGTATCTGTCCATGTTTACATGACCGCCGTTGGGTTGACCGCTATTCCGGGCATGGCCATCGTGCAGGCCAGCTCGCTGCTCAACTATATTATCGGTATGGTGATTGCCTTCGGCGTGGCGTTTACCGTCTCACTGCTGCTGAAATATAAAACGGACTCTGAATAA
- a CDS encoding ABC transporter substrate-binding protein, translating into MKTSLLSTLIAATLALSAPLALAAVPKDMLAIGKAADPQTLDPAITIDNNDWTVTYPSYQRLVKYKPGSTEVEGDLSTGWKASDDQKEWTFTLADNAKFSDGTPVTAEAVKLSFERLLKLGQGPSEAFPKDLKIDVVDDHTVKFTLSQPFAPFLYTLANDGASIINPAVLKANAADDARGFLAQNTAGSGPFMLKSWQKGQQLILVPNPHWQGEKPHFKRVSVKIIGESASRRLQLSRGDLDIADSLPVDQLAALKQEGKVAVAEYPSLRVTYLYLNNGKAPLNQVDLRRAISWATDYQGMVKGILSGNGKQMRGPIPEGMWGYDATAMQYSFDEAKAKAALEKVKDKPASLTFLYSDNDPNWEPIALSTQGSLGKIGISVKLEKLANATMRDRVGKGDYDIAIGNWSPDFADPYMFMNYWFESDKKGLPGNRSFYENKEVDSLLQAALKTTDQAERTKDYQQAQKVVIDEAAYVYLFQKNYQLAMNKEVKGFTFNPMLEQVFNIATMSK; encoded by the coding sequence ATGAAAACATCGCTTCTCTCGACGCTGATCGCCGCCACGCTGGCCCTGAGCGCACCGCTGGCGCTGGCTGCCGTCCCGAAAGATATGCTGGCGATCGGTAAAGCCGCCGACCCGCAAACGCTCGATCCTGCCATCACTATTGATAACAACGACTGGACCGTCACCTATCCGTCCTACCAGCGTCTGGTCAAGTACAAGCCAGGCTCTACCGAGGTGGAGGGCGATCTGTCCACGGGCTGGAAGGCGTCCGACGACCAGAAAGAGTGGACCTTTACCCTGGCGGATAACGCGAAATTCTCCGACGGTACGCCGGTCACCGCCGAGGCGGTAAAACTCTCCTTTGAGCGCCTGCTGAAGCTCGGTCAGGGGCCGTCTGAAGCCTTCCCGAAAGACCTGAAAATTGATGTCGTCGATGACCATACGGTGAAGTTCACCCTCAGCCAGCCTTTCGCGCCTTTCCTCTACACGCTGGCAAACGACGGGGCGTCCATCATTAATCCGGCGGTGCTGAAGGCCAACGCGGCAGATGATGCGCGCGGTTTTCTGGCGCAAAACACCGCCGGTTCCGGGCCGTTTATGCTGAAAAGCTGGCAGAAAGGCCAGCAGCTGATCCTGGTGCCTAACCCCCACTGGCAGGGTGAAAAACCGCACTTTAAGCGCGTCTCGGTGAAAATTATCGGAGAGAGCGCCTCGCGCCGACTGCAGCTTTCCCGCGGCGATCTGGACATTGCCGACTCCCTGCCGGTCGATCAGCTCGCGGCCCTGAAGCAGGAAGGCAAAGTCGCCGTCGCGGAATACCCGTCCCTGCGCGTGACTTACCTCTATCTCAACAACGGCAAAGCGCCGCTCAATCAGGTGGATTTACGCCGGGCCATCTCCTGGGCGACGGATTACCAGGGCATGGTGAAAGGCATTCTGAGCGGCAACGGCAAGCAGATGCGCGGCCCGATCCCGGAAGGCATGTGGGGCTATGACGCCACGGCAATGCAGTACAGCTTTGACGAGGCCAAAGCCAAAGCCGCGCTGGAGAAGGTCAAAGACAAACCCGCCAGCCTGACCTTCCTCTACTCGGATAACGATCCGAACTGGGAGCCTATCGCCCTCTCCACTCAGGGCAGCCTCGGCAAGATTGGCATTAGCGTCAAGCTGGAAAAACTGGCCAATGCCACCATGCGCGACCGCGTCGGAAAAGGCGATTACGACATTGCCATCGGCAACTGGAGTCCGGACTTTGCCGACCCGTACATGTTCATGAACTACTGGTTCGAATCGGACAAAAAAGGGCTGCCGGGCAACCGCTCGTTCTATGAGAACAAAGAGGTGGATTCGCTCCTGCAGGCCGCGCTGAAAACCACCGACCAGGCGGAACGCACCAAAGATTACCAGCAGGCGCAGAAGGTGGTTATCGACGAGGCGGCCTACGTTTATCTGTTCCAGAAAAACTACCAGCTGGCGATGAACAAAGAGGTCAAAGGCTTCACCTTTAATCCAATGCTCGAGCAGGTGTTCAACATCGCCACCATGAGCAAGTAA
- a CDS encoding MurR/RpiR family transcriptional regulator — protein sequence MTTKPEMLSRIEATFSQLTPSEKRVGSWLLAHAAQIPFETAESVGQASGTSGITVGRFLRKLGYRNLEDAKKSLRDPYQPWGMNERLDSWQQQRPLSSRLQHALSLEVDAITQVYQLAQTDAFRQVVHNLAHADAVFVLGIQSTRGIANAFFSHLEYLRPRVSYSEGASGSWVESLNSGFAHPYVVLTDTRTYSAMARQYCRVASEKGIPLALITDIWCPWARDYPMDLLQVKTDTGHFWDSLAPVSCLFNLLLSGVVEALGDALPARLAVNRQLQQEFGQFER from the coding sequence ATGACGACGAAACCTGAGATGTTGAGCCGTATCGAAGCGACGTTCAGCCAGCTCACGCCCAGCGAAAAGCGGGTCGGAAGCTGGCTGCTGGCGCACGCCGCGCAAATCCCGTTTGAAACGGCGGAGAGCGTCGGTCAGGCGAGCGGGACCAGCGGAATTACCGTCGGACGCTTCCTGCGCAAGCTGGGGTATCGCAACCTGGAAGATGCCAAAAAAAGCCTGCGCGATCCGTATCAGCCCTGGGGCATGAACGAGCGGCTGGACTCCTGGCAGCAGCAGCGCCCCCTTTCCAGCCGCCTTCAGCACGCCCTATCGCTGGAAGTGGATGCCATCACGCAGGTATACCAGCTGGCGCAAACGGACGCCTTCCGTCAGGTGGTGCACAACCTCGCCCACGCCGACGCGGTGTTTGTGCTGGGGATCCAGTCCACGCGCGGGATTGCCAACGCTTTCTTCAGCCACCTCGAGTACCTCCGCCCGCGCGTGAGCTATTCGGAGGGGGCTTCCGGCAGCTGGGTGGAATCCCTCAACTCGGGGTTTGCGCACCCGTACGTCGTGCTGACCGATACGCGCACCTACTCCGCGATGGCCCGTCAGTACTGCCGCGTCGCCAGCGAGAAAGGCATTCCGCTGGCCTTGATCACCGACATCTGGTGCCCGTGGGCGCGGGATTACCCGATGGATTTACTGCAGGTGAAAACCGATACCGGTCACTTCTGGGATTCGCTTGCCCCCGTGAGCTGTCTGTTCAACCTGCTGCTGTCGGGCGTGGTGGAAGCGCTGGGTGATGCGCTCCCGGCGCGTCTGGCGGTAAACCGGCAATTACAACAAGAGTTTGGTCAATTCGAACGCTAA
- the ddpX gene encoding D-alanyl-D-alanine dipeptidase: MPEESELIDVAKTFPALHIDLKYATADNITGRPIYQESLCLLHTDAATALAKAISIASLAGLKLVVYDAYRPQQAQAQLWDACPNPEYVVDVAIGSNHSRGTAIDVTLMDEHNAVLDMGAGFDEMHDRSHPYHPSVPPHAQRNRLLLNAIMFGGGFVGISSEWWHFELPNAASYPLLDDRFACFPLTHTSL, from the coding sequence ATGCCCGAAGAGAGTGAACTGATTGATGTGGCGAAGACGTTTCCCGCGCTGCATATCGATCTGAAGTACGCCACCGCCGACAACATCACCGGCCGCCCGATCTATCAGGAGTCGCTGTGCCTGCTGCATACCGATGCGGCCACCGCGCTGGCAAAAGCCATCAGCATTGCCTCGCTGGCCGGGCTGAAGCTGGTGGTGTACGACGCCTATCGGCCGCAGCAGGCGCAGGCCCAGCTGTGGGATGCCTGCCCGAACCCGGAGTACGTGGTCGACGTGGCGATTGGCTCCAATCACAGCCGCGGTACGGCCATCGACGTCACCCTGATGGATGAACATAACGCCGTGCTGGATATGGGTGCCGGTTTTGACGAAATGCACGACCGCTCGCATCCGTATCACCCCTCCGTGCCGCCGCACGCCCAGCGCAACCGTCTGCTGTTGAACGCCATCATGTTTGGCGGCGGTTTTGTCGGTATCAGCAGCGAATGGTGGCACTTCGAACTGCCGAACGCCGCCAGCTACCCGCTGCTTGACGACCGTTTTGCCTGTTTTCCCCTGACGCACACTTCTCTCTAA
- a CDS encoding sucrose-6-phosphate hydrolase — protein MTLPSRWPAILQAVMKGQTRALADSHYPQWHPAPVTGLMNDPNGFIWFAGRYHLFYQWNPLDCEHRFKCWGHWSSADLVHWRHEPLALMPDEEYDRNGCYSGSAVDNHGVLTLCYTGNVKFDDGSRTAWQCLAVEQPDGTFKKLGPVLALPEGYTGHVRDPKVWQHDGMWYMVLGAQDVQKRGKVLLFKSADLHAWTSCGEIAGHGVNGLTDAGYMWECPDLFALDGTHVLISCPQGLAREPHRYLNTYPATWMSGAFDYENVAFDHGELHELDAGFEFYAPQTTLAEDGRRILIGWMGVPDGEEMLQPTRTHGWMHQMTCPRELRYRDGRLWQTPARELAALREDEQRWQGRASEAPDLDATRLEFELSASQVSVDFGGTLRLTVDEQGIRLERASLKTGETLTRYWQGEVSHLRVLCDRSSTEIFINHGEGVMSSRYFPDHPARVRFEGASDITLRYWSLRACMIE, from the coding sequence ATGACGTTACCTTCCCGCTGGCCTGCGATACTGCAGGCCGTTATGAAAGGCCAGACGCGGGCGCTTGCGGATAGCCACTATCCGCAGTGGCATCCCGCGCCGGTGACGGGGCTGATGAACGATCCCAACGGGTTCATCTGGTTTGCCGGCCGCTACCACCTGTTCTATCAGTGGAACCCGCTGGACTGCGAGCATCGGTTTAAATGCTGGGGGCACTGGAGCTCTGCGGACCTGGTGCACTGGCGGCATGAGCCGCTGGCGCTGATGCCGGATGAAGAGTATGACCGCAACGGCTGCTACTCCGGTAGCGCCGTGGACAACCACGGCGTCCTGACGCTTTGCTACACCGGCAACGTCAAGTTTGATGACGGCAGCCGCACCGCCTGGCAGTGTCTGGCCGTAGAACAGCCCGACGGAACCTTTAAGAAGCTGGGGCCGGTGCTGGCGCTGCCGGAAGGCTACACCGGCCACGTGCGCGACCCAAAGGTGTGGCAGCACGACGGGATGTGGTACATGGTGCTCGGCGCGCAGGATGTGCAAAAGCGCGGCAAGGTGCTGCTGTTTAAATCAGCCGATCTGCACGCCTGGACGTCCTGCGGGGAAATCGCCGGTCACGGGGTTAACGGCCTGACGGACGCGGGTTATATGTGGGAGTGTCCGGACCTGTTCGCGCTCGACGGAACGCATGTTCTGATCAGCTGTCCGCAGGGGCTGGCCCGCGAGCCGCATCGCTATCTCAACACCTATCCGGCCACCTGGATGAGCGGGGCGTTTGACTATGAAAACGTCGCATTCGATCACGGCGAGCTGCACGAGCTGGACGCGGGCTTTGAGTTTTACGCCCCGCAAACCACGCTGGCTGAAGACGGCCGACGCATTCTGATCGGCTGGATGGGCGTACCGGACGGGGAAGAGATGCTTCAGCCAACCCGGACGCACGGCTGGATGCACCAGATGACCTGTCCGCGCGAATTACGCTACCGAGACGGCAGGCTCTGGCAGACCCCGGCGCGCGAGCTGGCGGCGCTGCGTGAAGATGAGCAGCGCTGGCAGGGGCGCGCCAGCGAGGCGCCGGACCTGGACGCGACGCGCCTGGAGTTTGAGCTGAGCGCATCGCAGGTGAGTGTCGATTTTGGCGGCACGCTGCGCCTCACTGTCGATGAGCAGGGTATACGCCTGGAACGCGCGAGCCTGAAAACTGGTGAAACGCTGACCCGATACTGGCAGGGCGAGGTCAGCCATTTGCGCGTTCTCTGCGACCGCTCCAGTACTGAAATTTTCATCAATCACGGTGAAGGGGTGATGAGCAGCCGCTATTTTCCTGACCATCCGGCCCGGGTGCGATTCGAAGGTGCGTCCGATATCACATTACGCTACTGGTCGCTGCGCGCCTGCATGATAGAATGA
- a CDS encoding alpha/beta hydrolase: MANLPWRISVRLMALAKKIGIVVGIVLVVLLAVRAYLSQQGPELHLWHTWRADEMSVREMDNANFAGYIARENAIFADLDNAVTAKTAGEEQTPLNRYYRQSLVWPGQFTPDANRSFVLMPAGKPRGAVVLLHGLTDSPYSVRRLAVNYQQHGFVAVVPRLPGHGTAPGALTDVDWEMWLAATRLAVREATRLAGESVPLHLVGYSNGGALAMKYTLDALDAPALRRPQQVILLSPMIGVTAFARFAGFAGLPALLPAFAKAAWLNISPEYNPYKYNSFPVNAARQSWLLTKALQEQIGREARENRLANLPPILAFQSVMDSTVSTRAVVTGLFDQLPANGSELVVFDINQAASFRPLFKPSSWTATSALLPVAQRCYGVTIITNSDAHSFSTVAKITPAGSTRETVVPLAQAWPQDVYSLSHVAVPFPPDDDLYGREPVVKNRYGISLGTIALWGETSVLSVGKEALMRVTSNPFYDYMQERIDSHIGDAER; the protein is encoded by the coding sequence ATGGCAAATCTGCCCTGGCGAATCAGCGTGCGCCTGATGGCGCTTGCAAAGAAAATAGGGATTGTCGTCGGGATCGTCCTGGTCGTCCTGCTGGCGGTGCGGGCGTATCTCTCCCAGCAGGGGCCGGAACTGCACCTGTGGCATACCTGGCGGGCCGATGAGATGTCCGTGCGCGAGATGGATAACGCCAATTTTGCCGGGTATATCGCGCGGGAAAACGCTATTTTCGCCGATCTTGATAATGCGGTGACGGCGAAAACAGCGGGCGAGGAACAAACCCCGTTAAACCGTTACTACCGCCAGAGCCTGGTGTGGCCCGGTCAGTTTACGCCCGATGCCAACCGCTCCTTTGTGCTGATGCCTGCCGGAAAGCCGCGCGGCGCGGTAGTGCTGCTGCACGGTTTGACGGACTCGCCCTACAGCGTCCGACGCCTTGCCGTGAACTATCAACAGCACGGCTTTGTGGCCGTGGTCCCGCGCCTGCCCGGGCACGGCACCGCGCCCGGCGCGCTGACGGACGTCGACTGGGAGATGTGGCTGGCAGCGACGCGTCTTGCGGTGCGGGAAGCCACGCGTCTGGCGGGTGAGTCAGTGCCTCTGCATCTGGTGGGCTACTCCAACGGCGGGGCGCTGGCGATGAAATATACCCTCGATGCGCTGGACGCGCCTGCGCTTCGTCGACCGCAGCAGGTGATACTGCTCTCACCGATGATCGGCGTGACGGCTTTTGCACGCTTTGCCGGTTTCGCCGGGCTACCGGCGCTGCTGCCGGCGTTTGCCAAAGCGGCGTGGCTGAATATCTCTCCGGAATATAATCCGTACAAATATAACTCGTTCCCGGTGAACGCCGCCCGCCAGTCATGGCTGCTGACGAAGGCCCTGCAGGAGCAAATCGGCCGCGAGGCGCGGGAGAACAGGCTGGCGAATTTGCCGCCGATCCTGGCGTTTCAGTCGGTCATGGATTCCACGGTCAGCACCCGCGCGGTGGTGACCGGCCTGTTTGACCAGCTTCCGGCAAACGGCAGCGAGCTGGTGGTGTTTGATATCAATCAGGCAGCCAGCTTCCGACCGCTGTTCAAACCGTCGTCGTGGACGGCAACTTCGGCGCTGCTGCCGGTTGCGCAGAGGTGTTACGGTGTCACGATTATTACCAATTCGGACGCACACAGCTTCTCGACGGTGGCGAAAATCACCCCGGCCGGCAGCACCCGGGAGACGGTCGTGCCGCTTGCGCAGGCCTGGCCGCAGGATGTCTATTCGCTGTCGCATGTTGCGGTCCCGTTCCCGCCGGATGACGATCTGTATGGCCGTGAGCCTGTTGTGAAAAACCGCTACGGCATCAGCCTGGGGACGATTGCGCTCTGGGGCGAAACGTCCGTGTTGAGCGTCGGCAAAGAGGCGCTGATGCGCGTCACCTCGAATCCGTTCTACGACTATATGCAGGAGAGGATAGACAGTCACATTGGGGACGCGGAAAGGTAA
- a CDS encoding aminoimidazole riboside kinase produces MKKIWVLGDAVVDLLPDGEGRLLQCPGGAPANVAVGIARLGGQSAFIGRVGDDPFGRFMAKTLADEKVDVKSMRLDPAHRTSTVVVDLDEHGERSFTFMVRPSADLFLESADLPTFSAGEWLHVCSIALSAEPSRSATFEAMATIREAGGYVSFDPNIRPDLWPDENELRRCLEQALQSADVVKLSVEELAFLTGNVEVNVGLDRLMARCPARLVLVTQGKEGVIAWHQGTVKHYPATPVECVDTTGAGDAFVAGLLYGLAAGQDLTPVIALAQRCGALATTAKGAMTALPWQHDL; encoded by the coding sequence ATGAAAAAAATCTGGGTACTTGGCGATGCGGTGGTGGATTTGCTGCCCGATGGAGAAGGCAGATTGCTGCAGTGTCCCGGCGGCGCACCGGCAAACGTTGCGGTCGGTATTGCCCGCCTGGGCGGCCAGAGCGCCTTTATCGGCAGGGTTGGCGACGATCCATTCGGGCGCTTTATGGCGAAAACGCTCGCTGACGAAAAGGTCGACGTGAAGTCTATGCGCCTTGACCCGGCGCACCGCACCTCAACGGTGGTGGTCGATCTCGACGAGCACGGCGAACGCTCGTTTACCTTTATGGTGCGCCCGAGCGCCGATCTGTTTCTCGAATCCGCCGATCTGCCGACGTTCAGCGCCGGGGAATGGCTACACGTCTGTTCCATCGCGTTAAGCGCAGAGCCGAGCCGTTCTGCGACGTTTGAGGCGATGGCCACCATTCGCGAGGCGGGCGGTTACGTCAGCTTCGACCCCAATATTCGCCCAGATCTCTGGCCGGATGAGAACGAGCTGCGTCGCTGCCTGGAGCAGGCCCTGCAGAGCGCCGACGTGGTGAAACTCTCCGTCGAAGAGCTGGCGTTTTTAACCGGAAATGTCGAGGTAAACGTCGGTCTGGACAGGCTGATGGCGCGCTGTCCGGCGCGTCTGGTGCTGGTCACCCAGGGCAAGGAGGGCGTGATCGCCTGGCATCAGGGTACCGTAAAACACTATCCGGCTACGCCCGTAGAGTGTGTCGATACCACCGGCGCGGGCGACGCCTTCGTTGCCGGGCTGCTTTACGGGCTGGCCGCTGGACAGGACCTGACGCCGGTCATCGCGCTTGCCCAGCGCTGCGGCGCATTAGCCACCACGGCCAAAGGGGCGATGACTGCATTGCCCTGGCAGCACGACCTGTAA
- a CDS encoding diguanylate phosphodiesterase has translation MLTTLIYRSQLNLSRPSTELRELVERARIRNANQSITGVLLAKGNDVLQILEGSEESVVTLFHKIRDDKRHSGVVELLRDYGPRRRFENVGMLLFDLQTQSPKEVLHSVLHYSKLDSYLTSDDRVFKFIQTFITGRRPSPSGARYAPEKWSLSSEASPFGASLGLMANQTCQFALQPIVEPSEGKISSLEALIRGNDGGSPEHFFSTLDPDKIYEVDLQTKAYAFALAKKLGIGSHKIAVNLLPMSLVNVPGAVEFLVEQIKLHGLQPEQVVIEVTENEMISGLNQFNSAIKQLRGEGVGLAIDDFGSGYAGLSLLTRFQPDKIKIDREIVSNIHLSGPKQAIVRSIISCCSDLEITLVAEGIEKIEEWCWLESAGIRRFQGFLFARPQLNGVGDIHWPHLVR, from the coding sequence GTGCTGACCACGCTGATTTACCGAAGCCAGTTGAATTTATCCCGCCCCTCCACCGAGCTGCGGGAGCTGGTAGAGCGCGCCCGGATCCGCAATGCCAACCAGAGCATCACCGGAGTTCTGCTCGCAAAAGGCAATGATGTTCTGCAAATCCTCGAAGGGTCGGAAGAGAGCGTGGTTACGCTGTTTCATAAAATTCGGGATGACAAGCGGCACAGTGGGGTGGTTGAACTGCTGCGGGACTATGGTCCGCGCAGACGGTTCGAAAACGTCGGTATGCTGCTTTTCGATCTCCAAACCCAGTCGCCGAAAGAGGTGCTGCATTCGGTTCTGCATTACAGCAAGCTGGACAGCTATCTGACCTCCGACGATCGGGTGTTCAAATTCATTCAGACATTTATTACGGGCAGACGCCCATCCCCGTCGGGAGCACGCTACGCTCCAGAAAAATGGTCGCTTTCGTCGGAAGCGTCACCCTTTGGCGCGAGTCTGGGCCTGATGGCTAATCAAACCTGTCAGTTCGCACTCCAGCCCATCGTTGAGCCCTCTGAAGGGAAGATCAGCTCTCTTGAAGCCCTCATCCGCGGCAACGACGGCGGCAGCCCTGAGCATTTCTTCAGCACCCTCGATCCGGACAAAATTTACGAAGTCGATCTCCAGACGAAAGCGTATGCCTTTGCGCTGGCAAAAAAACTGGGTATTGGCAGCCATAAAATTGCGGTAAACCTGCTGCCGATGTCGCTGGTGAATGTTCCTGGCGCAGTGGAATTTCTGGTCGAGCAGATTAAACTGCATGGCCTTCAGCCGGAGCAGGTGGTCATTGAAGTGACTGAAAACGAGATGATATCCGGGCTTAACCAGTTCAACAGCGCTATCAAGCAGCTTCGCGGCGAGGGCGTTGGCCTGGCAATCGATGATTTCGGTTCCGGCTATGCCGGCCTTTCGCTGCTGACTCGCTTTCAGCCGGACAAAATTAAGATCGACCGCGAAATTGTCAGCAATATCCACCTGAGCGGCCCTAAGCAGGCGATTGTGCGCTCCATCATCAGCTGCTGCTCGGACCTCGAAATTACCCTTGTGGCCGAAGGGATCGAGAAGATAGAGGAGTGGTGCTGGCTGGAATCTGCCGGTATCCGCCGCTTCCAGGGCTTTCTGTTTGCCCGTCCGCAGCTTAATGGCGTCGGTGATATTCACTGGCCGCATCTGGTGCGTTAG
- a CDS encoding carbohydrate porin produces the protein MYKKRRLAVMIGMLAGSTSVFAQTDMTSIEARLAAMEQRLQAAETRAQVAEKRATDAEQKTQQLVAAQQQAQTTTQAVAQRTSALEKKADQSSGFEFHGYARSGLLMNDAASSSKSGPYLTPAGETGGAVGRLGNEADTYVELNLEHKQTLDNGATTRFKAMLADGQRTYNDWSADTSDLNIRQAFAELGNLPDFTGALKGSTFWAGKRFDRDNFDIHWLDSDVVFLAGTGGGVYDVKWNDSLRSNFSIYGRNFGSVEQTDNNVQNYILSMNHFAGPFQLMVSGLRAKDNDDRKDTNGDLIKTDAANTGVHALVGLHNESFYGLREGTAKTALLYGHGLGAEVKSIGSDGALLSEADTWRFASYGVTPIGGGWSVAPAVLAQSSKDRYVKGDSYEWVTLNTRLIKEVTQNFALAFEGSYQYMDLNPEGYKDRNAVNGSFYKLTFAPTLKASKIGDFFSRPELRLFATWMDWSSKLDNYASDDAFGSSGFNAGGEWNFGVQMETWF, from the coding sequence ATGTATAAAAAACGCAGACTTGCCGTGATGATAGGCATGCTGGCCGGAAGTACCTCTGTTTTTGCCCAAACGGATATGACAAGTATCGAAGCGCGACTTGCCGCGATGGAGCAGCGCCTCCAGGCGGCGGAAACGCGTGCGCAGGTGGCTGAGAAGCGCGCCACCGATGCGGAACAAAAAACGCAGCAGCTGGTTGCCGCCCAGCAGCAGGCGCAAACGACAACCCAGGCGGTGGCGCAGCGCACCAGCGCGCTGGAGAAGAAGGCGGATCAAAGCAGCGGGTTTGAGTTCCACGGCTACGCCCGCTCGGGCCTGCTGATGAACGATGCGGCCTCCAGCAGCAAAAGCGGTCCTTATCTGACCCCGGCCGGTGAAACCGGCGGTGCGGTAGGGCGTCTGGGTAACGAAGCCGACACCTACGTCGAGCTGAACCTGGAGCACAAACAAACTCTGGATAACGGGGCGACCACGCGCTTTAAGGCGATGCTCGCCGACGGTCAGAGAACCTATAACGACTGGTCAGCCGATACCAGCGATCTCAATATTCGCCAGGCCTTCGCGGAGCTGGGCAACCTGCCTGATTTTACCGGCGCGCTGAAGGGCAGCACCTTCTGGGCGGGTAAACGCTTCGACCGCGACAACTTTGATATTCACTGGCTGGACTCCGACGTGGTGTTCCTGGCCGGTACCGGCGGCGGCGTCTACGACGTGAAGTGGAACGATTCGCTGCGCAGCAACTTCTCCATCTACGGCCGCAACTTCGGCAGCGTGGAGCAGACCGACAATAACGTTCAGAACTATATCCTCAGCATGAACCACTTCGCCGGACCGTTCCAGCTGATGGTGAGCGGCCTGCGTGCGAAGGATAACGACGACCGTAAAGACACCAACGGCGATCTCATCAAAACCGATGCCGCCAATACCGGTGTTCATGCCCTGGTCGGGTTACATAACGAGAGCTTCTACGGCCTGCGGGAAGGGACCGCCAAAACGGCGCTGCTGTACGGTCACGGGCTGGGTGCGGAAGTGAAAAGCATCGGTTCCGACGGCGCGCTGCTCTCTGAGGCGGATACCTGGCGCTTCGCAAGTTACGGTGTCACGCCGATCGGCGGTGGCTGGAGCGTTGCGCCCGCCGTTCTGGCGCAGAGCAGTAAAGATCGCTACGTCAAGGGCGATAGCTATGAGTGGGTAACGCTCAACACCCGCCTGATCAAAGAGGTGACGCAGAACTTCGCGCTGGCGTTTGAGGGCAGCTATCAGTACATGGATTTAAATCCGGAAGGCTACAAGGACCGGAACGCCGTTAACGGCAGTTTCTACAAGCTGACCTTTGCTCCAACGTTAAAAGCGAGCAAAATCGGCGATTTCTTCAGCCGTCCGGAGCTGCGCCTGTTTGCCACCTGGATGGACTGGAGCAGCAAACTGGATAATTACGCCAGCGATGATGCCTTTGGCAGCAGCGGCTTCAACGCCGGCGGGGAATGGAACTTTGGGGTCCAGATGGAAACCTGGTTTTAA